A single Pseudomonas sp. HN11 DNA region contains:
- a CDS encoding integrase domain-containing protein, translated as MALVGRRDGRNFGYGRQLSYAGPQALKDMFGGGHYGTVKAHCDRWLAFVKWCRSEQGPGINDARQIDRKVLADYAAHLRDMVRRGDLAVSTAQNRLSSVNRTMAALRGDQHVKLPSPSKALGMQRTGVRLSVPQGQGREQLVQIVNALCSQHQLRAAAIVLLARATGMRLREAILADLPRLSREVCDLGRINIQDGTKGGRAGASAPRWIAVDDHIRGALRLARQVSPAGSHNLIAPHESYLSILQKIIRPARDTLHAHNLKGFHELRAAYACERYEQITQHRAPINGGHCCQLDSNLDREARRQISYELGHGRIDVVAAYIGGRI; from the coding sequence ATGGCATTGGTGGGTCGACGCGATGGCCGAAATTTCGGCTACGGCAGGCAACTGAGCTACGCGGGGCCGCAAGCGCTAAAAGACATGTTCGGCGGCGGTCATTACGGCACGGTCAAGGCGCACTGTGATCGGTGGTTGGCATTCGTGAAATGGTGCCGCTCCGAACAGGGGCCCGGTATCAATGATGCGCGGCAGATTGATCGAAAGGTGTTGGCCGACTACGCGGCGCATCTGCGCGACATGGTTAGGCGCGGTGATCTCGCCGTCAGTACCGCACAAAACCGGCTATCCAGCGTCAACAGGACCATGGCGGCGCTTCGCGGTGATCAGCATGTGAAACTGCCAAGCCCGAGCAAGGCGTTGGGGATGCAGCGTACCGGGGTTCGTCTTTCGGTGCCGCAGGGCCAAGGCCGCGAACAGCTTGTGCAGATCGTCAATGCGCTTTGCAGCCAACATCAGCTACGGGCCGCCGCGATTGTTCTGTTGGCGCGAGCCACCGGCATGCGCTTGCGTGAGGCCATCTTGGCTGACCTGCCAAGGCTGAGTCGTGAGGTTTGCGATCTAGGCAGGATTAACATTCAGGATGGCACCAAAGGTGGCCGCGCCGGGGCGTCGGCGCCACGTTGGATCGCAGTGGACGACCATATTCGAGGTGCACTTAGGCTTGCACGGCAGGTGTCGCCTGCGGGAAGCCACAACCTGATTGCGCCACACGAAAGCTACCTGAGTATTTTGCAAAAAATCATCCGCCCTGCGCGGGACACTCTGCATGCACACAACCTCAAAGGCTTCCATGAGCTACGAGCGGCGTACGCATGTGAGCGCTATGAGCAAATCACCCAACACCGCGCGCCTATCAATGGCGGTCACTGTTGCCAGTTAGACAGCAACCTTGATCGTGAGGCACGGAGGCAAATCAGCTACGAGCTGGGGCACGGTCGGATCGATGTGGTCGCGGCCTACATTGGAGGACGCATATGA